A section of the Bryobacteraceae bacterium genome encodes:
- a CDS encoding ABC transporter ATP-binding protein yields MESLRDLYPYYIEFRHVYKTFDEPVLVDVSFYVKDGETLAIIGRSGVGKSVSLNHIMGFLKPDSGRVIVAHQDITDMTESELREIRRKVTMVFQSGALFDSLTVGENVLFALELREDYDEANKLDIMRGLLRMVGLEDRENDYPSDLSTGHRRAVAIARALAAQPECILYDEPTTMVDPLMSDLMISLMLRLKEQLRLTSVVVTHDLDLMRRVADRVVVLHEGRVIYMGPVSEIDRCEHPHVREFLAMDRVELTG; encoded by the coding sequence ATGGAATCGTTGAGGGACCTCTACCCGTATTACATCGAATTCCGTCACGTCTATAAGACGTTTGACGAGCCCGTTCTGGTCGACGTGTCCTTCTACGTCAAAGATGGCGAGACGCTGGCCATCATCGGCCGCAGCGGCGTCGGCAAGAGCGTCAGCCTGAACCACATCATGGGCTTTCTCAAGCCGGACAGCGGCCGCGTGATCGTCGCCCACCAGGACATCACCGACATGACCGAGTCCGAACTGCGCGAAATCCGCCGCAAGGTCACCATGGTCTTCCAGAGCGGCGCGCTGTTTGACTCGCTCACCGTGGGCGAGAACGTCCTCTTCGCACTCGAGCTCCGCGAGGACTATGACGAGGCCAACAAGCTCGACATCATGCGCGGGCTGCTCCGCATGGTCGGGCTGGAGGACCGCGAGAACGACTATCCGTCCGATCTCTCCACCGGCCACCGCCGCGCCGTCGCCATCGCCCGTGCCCTGGCCGCCCAGCCTGAGTGCATCCTCTATGACGAGCCGACCACCATGGTCGACCCGCTGATGTCTGACCTGATGATCAGTCTGATGCTGCGCCTGAAGGAACAGCTCCGCCTGACCAGCGTCGTCGTCACCCATGACCTCGACCTGATGCGGCGCGTGGCCGACCGTGTTGTGGTCCTCCACGAAGGCCGGGTCATCTACATGGGGCCGGTGAGCGAGATTGACCGCTGCGAGCACCCCCATGTGCGCGAGTTTCTCGCCATGGACCGTGTGGAGCTCACCGGCTGA
- a CDS encoding aminotransferase produces MFQPASTLSSRVQSISVSSTARVSAEAEKLRRAGVDVVDFGVGEPDFPTPDHIKQAAVRALEENFTRYTAMAGVAELRQAVCERHRLDFGTNYTVPECVVSVGGKHAIFNTVQVLINEGDEVIIPVPYWVTYYDVVSYSGGRPVLVETSEEEGFALTAGQVERAITPRTRLIIINSPCNPSGAVIGREEFEKIGHLAARRGIWLMTDECYCRFLYDSEPFSIAAVPGMKEHVIVAGSLSKTYAMTGWRIGFTLAPAEVCSAIIKLQSHSTSNPTSIAQKAAIEALLGDQSAVEDMLAEYRRRRQYVVQRLRAMPGVRCAEPRGAFYAYPNISAALGRNGIHTPMQFAEKLLEKAHVAVVPGEAFGTEHHVRISYATSMENLEKGLGRIEQFLKEMVC; encoded by the coding sequence ATGTTTCAACCAGCTTCTACTCTTTCGTCCCGAGTTCAGTCCATCAGCGTCAGCTCGACGGCGCGCGTGTCAGCCGAAGCCGAAAAGCTGCGCCGGGCGGGCGTTGACGTGGTGGACTTTGGCGTCGGCGAGCCGGATTTCCCGACTCCCGACCACATCAAGCAGGCCGCCGTGCGCGCCCTGGAGGAAAACTTTACCCGCTATACGGCCATGGCGGGCGTCGCTGAACTCCGTCAGGCCGTCTGCGAGCGGCACCGGCTGGACTTCGGGACCAATTACACCGTGCCCGAGTGCGTGGTGAGCGTCGGCGGCAAGCACGCCATCTTCAACACCGTGCAGGTGCTCATCAACGAGGGCGACGAAGTCATCATCCCGGTGCCTTACTGGGTGACCTACTACGACGTCGTCAGCTACTCGGGCGGACGCCCGGTGCTCGTCGAGACCAGCGAGGAGGAGGGCTTTGCCCTGACGGCCGGGCAGGTGGAGCGCGCCATCACGCCGCGGACACGGTTGATCATCATCAACTCGCCCTGCAACCCTTCGGGCGCGGTGATCGGGCGGGAAGAGTTCGAAAAGATCGGCCACCTGGCCGCGCGGCGCGGCATCTGGCTGATGACGGATGAGTGCTACTGCCGCTTCCTCTACGACAGCGAGCCCTTCTCGATCGCCGCCGTGCCGGGCATGAAGGAGCACGTGATCGTCGCCGGCTCGCTGTCGAAGACTTACGCGATGACCGGCTGGCGCATCGGATTCACGCTGGCGCCGGCCGAGGTCTGCTCGGCAATCATCAAGCTGCAATCGCATTCGACGTCCAACCCCACCTCGATCGCGCAGAAGGCGGCGATCGAGGCGCTGCTCGGCGACCAGAGCGCGGTGGAGGACATGCTGGCCGAATACCGCCGCCGCCGCCAGTATGTGGTTCAGCGGCTGCGGGCCATGCCGGGCGTGCGTTGCGCCGAACCCCGCGGCGCCTTCTACGCCTACCCGAACATCAGCGCCGCGCTGGGCCGCAATGGCATCCACACGCCGATGCAGTTCGCCGAGAAGCTGCTGGAGAAGGCGCATGTAGCGGTGGTGCCCGGCGAGGCGTTCGGCACCGAACACCACGTGCGCATCTCGTACGCCACTTCGATGGAAAACCTTGAAAAGGGCCTCGGACGGATCGAACAATTTCTGAAAGAAATGGTTTGCTGA
- the coaD gene encoding phosphopantetheine adenylyltransferase, protein MSAQKLLIAVYPGSFDPVTNGHLDLISRCAPLVDRLIVAVLRNAGKQPLFSAAERVEMLREATAGLVNVEVDSFDGLLVEYARRRGACLLLRGIRAISDYEYELQMALMNRRLAPEIETMFMMAGEAYSFLSSRLVKEVIALGGDVSGLVPPQVEARLRQRLPAKRPDSKTSG, encoded by the coding sequence TTGTCCGCACAGAAGCTTCTTATTGCGGTCTATCCGGGCTCATTCGATCCCGTCACCAACGGCCATCTCGACCTGATCAGCCGTTGCGCGCCGCTGGTGGACCGGCTGATTGTTGCCGTGCTGCGCAATGCGGGCAAGCAGCCGCTGTTCAGCGCCGCTGAGCGCGTCGAGATGCTGCGCGAGGCGACCGCCGGGCTGGTTAACGTCGAAGTGGACTCCTTCGACGGGCTGTTGGTGGAGTACGCGCGGCGGCGCGGCGCCTGCCTGCTGCTGCGCGGCATCCGGGCCATCAGCGACTACGAGTATGAACTGCAAATGGCGCTGATGAACCGGCGGCTGGCGCCGGAGATCGAAACTATGTTTATGATGGCAGGTGAAGCCTATTCCTTCCTCAGTTCGCGGCTGGTGAAGGAAGTGATTGCACTGGGCGGCGACGTCAGCGGCCTGGTGCCGCCCCAGGTCGAGGCGAGGCTCAGACAGCGGCTGCCGGCAAAGCGGCCGGACAGCAAGACATCCGGGTGA